GCCGCCTTCACAACGGCGTTGATCAACCGGTCCGCCGCATCGCCGTCGCGAGGGTCGGTGAGGTTCGCCAGGATCTTGAAAACGATCTTCATAAGACCCTCGCGAGGCATCCCGTACTTGGTCAGCGAGCGCATGATGGTCCCATTTCCTATCAGCCGGACGAAAATCCGACCCAATGCGTAGTAGCCCTCGTAGGCATCCTTCAGGCGATCCGGGTACGCCCGCAACGCCCACGGGTCGCCGCCGCGCGCCAACGCATCCTCTGCGACCTCGGCCGCCATGAGGCCGGTCTCCATCGCGTAGGCGATACCTTCACCGTTGAACGGATTGATCGCGCCCGCGGCATCTCCGACCAGCATCAGCCCCGGACGGGCAAGCGGCGTCCGGTTGAAGCCCATGGGAAGCGATCCGCCACGAATCGGGGCCGTCTGCGTGTCGGGGTTCATCTCCCATTCGGGTGGGAATCCGGCGACCCAGTCCTGCAGCAACTGCTTGTAGTTGACCTTGCCGAAGTGCTTAGAGGTGTTCAACATGCCCAGGCCGACGTTCACCGTTCCGTCGGCCAGTGGGAAGATCCACCCGTAGCCGGGCATCAAGTCGTCGCCTCGCCACAGCTCGAGGTGGCTCTCAAGGATCGGGTCGTCGGCGCGCGGAGAGCGGTAGTACGTGCGCGCGGCCACCCCCATCGGGCGGCGCTCGATCCGCTTGACTCCCAGGGCGACCCCGAACCTGTTGGCAACGCCGTCGGCCGCGATCACGATCGGCGCGCGCACGGTGCCGCGCTCCCCGTTTTGGTACTGAACCCCGGTAACTACGCCGGCATCGTCAACGAGTGGCCCCGTGACCTCGGTTTCCTCCCAGACCGTCGCCCCTGCGGAGCGCGCATGCTCGAGCAGCAAGGCGTCGAACGAGTATCTCGGCTGGACCAAGGAGTACGCCGGCAAGGTCGAAAGCTCCGGCCACGGCAGATCCAGTCGTACGCCGCCGCCCACGATGCGCAGGCCCCTGGCGCGCGCCCACTTCGGACCCGAGGTGTCTACCCCCATGCGCTCGAGGCACCTCACCGCGCGCGGGGGAAGACCGTCCCCGCAGACCTTGTCCCTGGGGAACCGAGCCTTATCCACGAGCAGGACCCGACGACCGCGGGATGCGAGGTGATAGGCGGCGCTCGCCCCTCCGGGGCCGGCCCCAACTACAACCGCATCGAATTCGGTCACGCTGCCCCCGTGCACGATTGTGAAGTCCTTCACAATCAGCCTATGACTACCGAAGGAAGGCGGGCAAGCCGCCGGGCGCCAGCATAACGAGCGGCGCGGGCGGGCGCGCGGCGATCAGAGCAGCCGAATCGACTCGCCGGATAGACCGCGGCGACCGAAGGCGTTTCGAGTGTCCACCACCAGGCGCGCGCCGGCCGCGACGCTTTCGTAGTCGATCCCGTCGTGGTCGCAAAGGACGATAACGACGTCGGCTTCGGCCACTTCCGCGGCGGTCAGATCCACCGACGACATCTCCAGTCCCTCTTCGGACAGATCCGGAACGTGCGGGTCGTGATAGCGCACGACGGCACCTGCGTGCTCCAGATGGTGGATGCACTCAAGCGCAGGTGACTCCCGGTAGTCCCGGATGTTGGGCTTGTAGGAGACCCCCAGCACCAGCGCGCGCGACCCACGCAGCGGCTTGGAGTGGTCGTTCAGTGCGTCCTGAACGCGCGAAACCACGACCTGCGGCATCCTGGAGTTAACCGTTTCTGCCAGCTCTACGAACCGGGTCGATCCGCCACTGACGCGCGCGGCCCACTGCAGGTAGAAGGGGTCGAGCGGAATGCAGTGCCCCCCGACGCCGGGACCAGGATAGAAGGGCATGAAGCCGAACGGCTTGGTCGCCGCAGCGTCGATGACTTCCCAGATGTTGACATCGATTCCTCGGGCCACCGTCGCCAACTCGTTTACGAGCGCGATGTTCACCCAGCGGAAAGTGTTCTCCAGGAGTTTGGCCATCTCCGCTGTACGAGCCGAGGACACCGGGTGCACTTTCTCGACAAACCGACGGTAGACGGCCGCCGCCGCGCGTGTGCTCTCCTCGGACGCGCCGCCGACAACGCGGGGGATGTTGGACGTGCGGAAAGAGGCGTTGGATGGGTCCACCCGCTCAGGCGCAAAGGCAAGGAGGAAGTCGCGGTCCA
This region of Actinomycetota bacterium genomic DNA includes:
- a CDS encoding nucleotide sugar dehydrogenase codes for the protein MTDDILTKIEGSQWDAAVLGLGYVGLPLAVTMARAGIEVAGFDVNSAVARALADGRSHIDDVSGEDLAAVSARTHFTSDPEDLRARDVLFICVPTPLAVGKQPDVSYIEKAARTIAGILRPGHMVILESTTYPGTTEDLVLPILEESGLKLDRDFLLAFAPERVDPSNASFRTSNIPRVVGGASEESTRAAAAVYRRFVEKVHPVSSARTAEMAKLLENTFRWVNIALVNELATVARGIDVNIWEVIDAAATKPFGFMPFYPGPGVGGHCIPLDPFYLQWAARVSGGSTRFVELAETVNSRMPQVVVSRVQDALNDHSKPLRGSRALVLGVSYKPNIRDYRESPALECIHHLEHAGAVVRYHDPHVPDLSEEGLEMSSVDLTAAEVAEADVVIVLCDHDGIDYESVAAGARLVVDTRNAFGRRGLSGESIRLL
- a CDS encoding geranylgeranyl reductase family protein, which produces MKDFTIVHGGSVTEFDAVVVGAGPGGASAAYHLASRGRRVLLVDKARFPRDKVCGDGLPPRAVRCLERMGVDTSGPKWARARGLRIVGGGVRLDLPWPELSTLPAYSLVQPRYSFDALLLEHARSAGATVWEETEVTGPLVDDAGVVTGVQYQNGERGTVRAPIVIAADGVANRFGVALGVKRIERRPMGVAARTYYRSPRADDPILESHLELWRGDDLMPGYGWIFPLADGTVNVGLGMLNTSKHFGKVNYKQLLQDWVAGFPPEWEMNPDTQTAPIRGGSLPMGFNRTPLARPGLMLVGDAAGAINPFNGEGIAYAMETGLMAAEVAEDALARGGDPWALRAYPDRLKDAYEGYYALGRIFVRLIGNGTIMRSLTKYGMPREGLMKIVFKILANLTDPRDGDAADRLINAVVKAAPAANRVIGW